From Methanophagales archaeon, a single genomic window includes:
- a CDS encoding DUF2283 domain-containing protein, translating into MVLYINFKKPSHADDSKLTDDDIIIRYEKGEIIGFTALNASRRKRERKYGHGV; encoded by the coding sequence ATGGTTTTATACATCAATTTCAAGAAGCCAAGCCATGCAGATGATTCCAAACTCACTGATGATGACATCATAATCAGATATGAGAAAGGAGAGATCATAGGGTTCACCGCCCTAAATGCAAGCAGAAGAAAGAGAGAAAGAAAATATGGGCACGGCGTATAA